The Theropithecus gelada isolate Dixy chromosome X, Tgel_1.0, whole genome shotgun sequence genome includes a window with the following:
- the LOC112615289 gene encoding uncharacterized protein LOC112615289 has protein sequence MRSLSSGDNPFFRAHLISKWLLRCCLPPLLQCDRQPQSWWGDSVPLEKFIDMEFLDQMILRETCLEADLYPQCTNSSFNAHTGRITQTHIYSHNIQTLSTVHTLAFQYTDISKGTPTSTTAERFSPEHTDTPLPVSLDSPRGTYVLLHAETHLRHTDAPRVTQTCTPHIRTLL, from the exons ATGAGGAGCTTGAGCTCTGG GGATAATCCCTTTTTCAGAGCACATCTCATTTCCAAGTGGCTGTTGCGCTGCTGTTTGCCCCCACTCCTTCAGTGCGACAGACAGCCTCAGAGCTGGTGGGGAGACAGCGTGCCGCTG GAAAAATTCATAGACATGGAattcctggatcaaatg atacTAAGGGAGACTTGCCTGGAAGCAGACTTGTATCCGCAGTGTACAAACTCATCCTTTAATGCGCACACTGGCCGgataacacaaacacacatttacTCCCACAACATACAGACTCTTTCCACAGTACACACACTTGCCTTCCAGTACACAGACATATCCAAAGGCACACCGACAAGCACCACAGCAGAAAGATTTTCCCCAGAACACACGGACACCCCACTCCCCGTATCATTAGACTCTCCCAGAGGCACATATGTACTCCTTCATGCAGAGACTCACCTAAGGCACACTGACGCACCCCGCGTGACACAGACTTGCACCCCCCACATAAGGACTCTACTATGA